CCAGGTGCCAGTCCGGGTGGTCGGTCACGGTCAGCGTGGTCATGTCGAAGACCAGGTCGCCCGCGTCGGGGTGGCGCACCGCCTTCACCGCCTGGCCGGGCACGTCCACCTCCTGCCGCGACCACAGCTCGGCGAACTCGGGGATCGCCGCGCGCAGCCGGTCGGCGACCCGGTCGAACCCCGGGTCGTCGGGGAAGTGCGCCGACGTGGCGCGGAAGGCGGCGACGACGAGCGGCGCGACCTCGGCCCAGTGCGCGTGCGCCTCGCGGTACCGGGCGTTGGTGAAGAACGAGACCAGGCAGTTGCGGTCGGCGTCGTCGTAGCCGAACACCCTCCGCGTGCCGTCGTTGACCGCGAGCAGGTTCCAGTGCCGGTCGCGCAGGATCGCGGGCCGCGGGTTCCACGCGTCCAGCAGGTGCCGCAGCTCCGGGGTGACGTCGTCGGCGCGGTCACCGGTCGGTCGGGGCGGGTTGAGGCCCGCCGGCAGGTGCAGGTGCGTCCGCTCGGGCCCGGTCAGCCGCAGCACCCGGCCGACGGCGTCGAGCACGTCGGCCGAGGCGTTGATGTCGCGGCCCTGCTCCAGCCACGTGTACCAGGACACGCCGACACCGGCTGGCGCGGCGACCTCCTCGCGCCGCAGCCCCGGCGTCCGCTGCCTGCCGGCCGCCGCCACGCCGACGTCCTCGGGCGTGAGCCGGGCCCGGCAGGCGCGCAGGAAGTCGCGCAGCTGTTCGCGCCGACGTGGTGCCGGGGCGGGTGATCGGCTGGTCATGCCCACGGTGACAACGGCGGCGGGCTCGGGTCAGCCGGCGAAGTGGGCCTTCACGCTCGCGATCTCCTGCGCGAACAGAACTTCGAGGTCGTCGACGAACCCGGCGGGCGCGTCCGGGACCACGCGGAACTCGCGGTGCCAGTCGATGAAGCTGCGGCCGGGCTCGTCGGTCACCGGCCGGACCCGGTAGGTGGCCAGGTAGTCCACGATGAACAGGACCTGGGCCACCGAGCGGTAGGTCAGCGAGCGGTCCACCTCGGAGCGGCCGACGACCTCCTCGCGCGCCAGGTCGTGGTTCGGCAGCAGCGTGAACTCGAACCGCGAGGGCACCTTCTCGGCCGAGCCGCCGTTGGTCCAGCGCGCGTTCTCGATGCCGTCGCCGAACACGACGTCGAGCAGCACCATCATGTCCCGCACCTGCGTCCAGACCTCGTCGGGGTCGGCGTCGAGGACGGCGGAGTGGTACACGGTGTACTTCGGTGACAGGGCCATGGCCCATGGTTTCACGGGTGCGCGCGCGGCGGTGGGCCGATCCGGGCCGGCGGGTTCTTGGCGGAGCGGGGGTCGCGGGGTAGCCTTGCGCCGCCGTCCTGCCTGGTCAACCTGCTCGGAGCGGCGCGAACCGCCGAACCGCCGCTGTGGGGATGGACCATGGACTTCGACCGCGACGCCGTCTTCCGCACGCCGGAGCAGGAACCCGTCTCCGCGCAACCGGGCCACCCCGCTCACGCCGCCCAGCCCGGCTACCCCGCCCAGCCCGGTTACCAGGCGTACCCCGATCCTCAAGCGCACCAGCCGGTCCACCCGGTCCAGCCGGTCGGCACGGACTACGGCCGGTGCGTGTCGGCGTCCGTGATCTGGATCGCCGCGACCCTGGCGCTGCTCGTCGCCACCGCGGGGCTGCCCGCGTCCGGGCGGGGGCTCGGCGAGGTCGTCGGCCGGTTGATCCTGCCCTCCCTGCTCTCGGCGTGGATCACCTGGCTGTTCGTCCGCCGCAAGCGGCCCCACTTCGGGTTGCTGGTGCTCGCGTCGCTGCCGTCGTTCATCGTCTCCTTCTTCATCTTCGGCGCGGTCCTGCAGGCCAGCTGACCCCGGAACACCAGAACGGGACACCGACCGCTCGGTACTCCCTCCGGACTGGCTCGCGTTACCTCTAACGGGTGATTAGCCGTAACCCGATGCCAAGTGGGGGCGACTTCAGGGTGAGCGGCCGGTGGGGAGGTGCCGTGCCCGGAGCGAGTACGCGCCCGCCGCCGACCGCGACCGCGAGCCGCCGCTGGTCCACCTCAGCGGCGAGTTCAGCCCGTTCACGCACCTGCGCGAGACGCCGTTCGCGGTGGAGGACGTCCCGGACGCCCTGGACACCGCGGACTTCCTGAGCGTGGTCACGAGGCTGCCCGTCCCGGTCATCGGCCTGCTCGGCACGGTCCGCGCGCTGACCCGGCCGGTGTTCGCCACCCTGCCCGAGGCCCGGCGCGACGCCTGGGACACGTGGCTGCCGGAGGTCTTCGCCGACCTGTACGGGGTGCTCGCCGCCGGACCGGCGTTCGCGTCCGCCCTGGCCGACCTGCTCGTGGTGGACCCGGCGCGCGCCGCCGCCGAGATCGGTCCGGACGCGCCGGTGCTGGTGCACCCGCCGGCCGCCGTCCGGCTCGCGCTGGCCGCGAGGGCGTTGGCGGAGACGGGGTTCGCCGCCGAGGCGCAGGCCGTGCGGCGGTCCTGGCCGACCGGGTGCGGTCCGTTCGAGGACGACGTCGCGCCGATGACGGCGGCCCTGCTCGACGGCGCCTACCCGGGCCTGGGCGACCGGCCGCGGCGACGGCGTTGGCCTGCTGCGCGGCGGCGCGGCTGGCGTTCGACCGGGAACCGGCCCTGTTCGCACCGCCGCCGCCCGGCGAGCTCAACGCGCAGGACCTGGTCCTGGACGAGGTGGCGAGGGCCGTCGGCGACGGCTCCCGCGCCGACGACGGACCGGCGGGGGCCGCGGTGGACGACCGGGCCGCCGGTGGGGAACTCTACGACGTGATCGACGAGCTGATTTCGGAGGCGCACGATGACCGCCACCCCTGACCGACCCCGGGACCCGATGGAGGCCGTGGCCGACCTGGCCCGCGCGGTCGCCGGCGCCGACGAGCACCGGTTCGCGCTGGTCTACCACGCGCTCGCCAACCAGGTCGACGGCTTCGTCCACGGCGACGGCGCCGACGCCTACCGGCTGGCCCGCTCGCTGCTGCGCCGCGGCGTGTCGCCGCTGACCAGGTCGGCGGTCGGCGCGGAGCCGCCGGCCGCCGGCATCCACCAGGACCCGGTGTACCTGGCCAACATGCGCGAGGTGGTCGCCGACCGGGCCCGCATCATCGGCGGCGTCCCGACCGCGGACTTCCCCGAGTGCGTCGCGATCGGCAGCCGGAACGGGTGGTGCTGCTCGGGCACGCTGGTCTCGCCGAACGTCGTGGTCACCGCCGCGCACTGCGTGGACGGCGGCTGCGCGGCCCGCGTGTTCGTCGGCGAGGACGTCGACTTCCCCGACGACGGCGAGGTGGTCCGGGTCGAGACCGCGCTCGCCCACCCCGACTACCGCCCGCCCCGGCCGACCGGCGACCTCGCGGTCCTGGTGCTCGCCCGCCCGGTCCCGACGCCGCCGCGCCCGATCGCGACCGCCGAGCAGGTCGCGGCCGCCTCGTTCGTGCGGCTGGCCGGGTACGGCAACACCGACGTGCACAGCAGCGGTGGCTACGGGCGCAGGCGCATGGTGGACGTGCCGATCGCGAGCAACGACCCCGAGTACGGCGCGGACCCGGCCACCGAGTTCGTGGCCGGTGCGCCGTTCCTGGACCGGGACAGCTGCAACGGCGACAGCGGCGGCCCGGCCTACGTCCAGGTGGACGGCCAGTGGCTGCTGGCCGGTGCGACGTCCCGAGCCACGGCCTCGTCGCTGCGCCCGTGCGGCGACGGCGGGATCTACACCCGCGTGTCGGCCTACGAGCAGTGGGTGTGGTCGGCGCCGGGCGCCGTCCGCCCCTGACCGTCAGTAGGCGGCGGCGCGGACGGCGAACACCGAGCGGTTGCCGGCGTACTCGGTCAGCGACCACAGCTGGCCCTTGGCGGGCCAGTAGGAGAAGTCCTCCGGTCCGATCGGCAGCACGTCGTGGTGCATCACGACCGAGCCGCCGGGCCGGAACGTGGCCAGGTCGCCCGCGTTGCCGCTGCCGTCGCTGGTGGACAGGTAGAACTCGCCGTCGATCGCGGTCGCGCCCTGCATGCTCTGCACCGACACCTCGTAAGCCTCGCTCGCGCGGGCGTAGCCGTCGGAGGACGCGGTGAGCATCCGGGTGGTGTAGTCGATCGGGAAGCGGAACAGCCTGCTGCCCGCGCCGGGGTTGGCGTACTCGCCGACGACGACGCTGTCCGGGGTGCTGGTGCGGTCCAGCGAGGCGAACGAGAAGCGGATGCTCGCGTGCCCGTTGGTGGTCGACTGGTTGTAGGCGAGCACCTGCGGCAGCACGTACTTGTAGCCGTACGCCTGGTAGCTGCCGTCGGACTGGCGGCCGATGGCCGAGCCGTCGGAGGTGCTGGTCTGCCAGAGGTGCCGCAGGTCGAACACCCGGAAACCGGTGCCGGTGGCGGCGACGTAGAGCAGGTGGCCGTACCAGAACATGCCGCCCGCGTGCAGGTTGACCGGCCGGAACGACGCCCGGCCCGCGCTGTCGGTGTGGGGCTCGACCAGCAGCACGTGCCGGTAGGTCGGCGCGGACGGCGTGGAGTAGTCCACGAACGACACCCGGATGCCCCGGTCGACGCCGTCCGTGCCGTTGTCGTACCAGCTGACCAGGACCGCCGTCGCGCCCTCGTAGGTCGCCTCGCCGTACGCGTCCGCGGTCGTGGTGACGCCTTGCGGCACCCAGTAGGAGACGTCGTCGTCGCCGTTGTTCCAGCAGAACGCGGCGAGCCGGTTGGCCGCCGCCGGGGAGCAGGTGGTGGCGACGCGGTTGCCGTCGTTCACCACGGTGGGGACGCTCACGTTCGGCAGGGCGGCGTCCAGGTCGTCGATCAGTCCCGAGTAGGAGGTGGCCTTGAGCCGGAAGTTCGCGGCGGGCAACGTCGTCGCCGCCTGCGCGGGGACGACGGGCGCCAGGGCCGCGATCAGCGCTGCCGCCAACCCGACGATCACTGATCGGTACTTCTTCACCAGACCACCACCGTTGTTGGTCGAGTACTGACGAGTCGCCATCATGGCGCTGCTCGTCGGCCGGGGCAACCACCGGTGGCCGGGCTCAGACGCGGGGCATCGCCTCGACGGGCACCCAGTCGGGGTGCTTGCCGGTGGCGTCGTCACCCGACGAGATGCCGCGCAGCCGCCGGTTCACCCACGGCAGCACGTGCTCGCGGTAGTAGCGGGTCTCGGCCAGCAGGCTGCGGCGGGCCGCCGGCGACGGGTCGACCGCGTGCGCCTCCTCGACGTGCCCGAGCGCCATCAGCACCAGCGACGCGACCCGCTGGTGGCCCGCGGCGTTGAGGTGCAGCCGGTCCGGCGACCAGTACTCGGCCCGGCGGACCTCGACGTCGTTGAACGCGTCGACGAACAGCACGTCGTGCCGGGCGGCCAGCCGCGCGATGGCCGCCGTCAGCACCTCGCCGCGCCGGTGGATGGTCCGGCCGAACGGCAGCCGCTGCGACGGGTCGGCCCCGCTGAGCAGCACCAGCCGCACCCCGGACGCCACGCAGCGCTCCACCGCCCGCTCGGTCAGCTCGACCAGTCGGCGCAGGTCGATGCCGGGCCGCATCATGTCGTTGCCGCCGCCGTTGAGGGTCAGCACCGTCGGCGCCGGGGAGAGGGCCAGCGCGGTGTCGAGCTGCCTGGTGGCGATCGGTTCGAGCAGGCGCCCGCGCACGGCGAGGTTGGCGTAGTGGACGGTCTCGCCGAGCGCGGTGGCCAGGCCGGCCGCCACGAGGTCGGCCCAACCCCGGCACGAGCCGTCGGGGCGCTCGTCGCCCACCCCTTCGGTGAAGCTGTCGCCGATGGCCGCGTATCGCACTGCCGGTGCCTCCTCGCTGGAACGTCGCCGCCAGCATATGAGGCGCCCGGCGGCGGGCCGCCCGCCGAGTGGTTCAGCACACCTGCTTGGCCGTCAGCACCCGCCGCGTCGCCTCGTCCACCCTGGTCTGCGGCAGGCTGCCCGCCGCCACCGCGCCCTCCAGGTGGTCCAGCACCTCGCCGACCCGGCCGCCGGAGGACCACAGCGCGATGTCCGCGCCGGCGGCGAGCGCCTGCGCGACCGCGTCCGGCAGCCCGACCCGGTCCGTCACCGCGCGCATCGCGCCCAGGTCGTCGGTCATCGCCGGGCCGGTGAAGCCGAACTCGCCGCGCAGCAGCGCGTAGGCCGCCGGGCTGAGGGTCGCGGGCACGCCGCCGGTCAGGCCGGGCACGTCGATGTGCCCCAGCATCACCACGACCTCGCCGAACTCGGGCAGGTGCCGGTAGGGGACCAGGTCCGCGGCGCGCAGCGCGTCCAGCGGGGGCGAGGTCACCGCGCCGAGGTGCGAGTCGCCGGAGGTGTTGCCGTGCCCCGGGAAGTGCTTGACCACCGGCGTGACGCCCGCGGCGTGCAGCCCCTCGGCGAACGCCAGCGCGTAGCCGAGGGCGGTGTCCGGGTCGGCGCTGAACGACCGGTCGCCGATCACCGTGCGGTCCGGCTGGCCGCTGGTGTCGAGCACGGGGGCCAGGTCGGTGGTCACGCCCCGGTCGCGCAGCGCCACCCCGCGGTTCCGGGCGACGGCGCGCACCTCGTCCGGCGACAGGTCGGCGGCCATCCGCCGGGCGCTGGGCAGCGACCCGTCGAGGGCGTCCAGCCGCTGCACCCGGCCGCCCTCGTCGTCCACCGCGACGGTCAGCGGCAGGGCCGCCGCCGCGTGCACGGGAGCGAGGGCGCCCGCGCTGAGCAGGCCGACGTCGTCGCCGCCGATGAAGATCCCGCCGACCTGCTCGCCCCGGACCACGGCGAGCGCGTCCGCGGGTCCGCGCGGGTCGACCCCGACGACCAGCAGCTGGGCCAGCCGGGCCCGCAGCGGCAGCGCGGCGATCCGGTCCCCGCACGGGTCGGCGACCGGCGAGGGCTCGGGCTGCGGTTCGGACGACGTGGTGGACTCCGGGGCGGACGACGACGTGGTCGAGGTCGGGGGGAGGGCGGCGTGCTCGGTGGGCCCGCTGGGCCGACCGGCGCCGGTCGCCACGACGACCGAGGCGGCGAACACCGCGCCGAGCGCCACGAACAGCAACATCATCGTGGTGCCGGCGCGCCGCGCTCCCGGTCGATTCCGCCGTCCGGACAAAACATCGACTCCCGAGGTTCGTGGGTGTGCCGACATGATATCCGCTGGTCGAACGGAACGCGCACGCACTCGATTCCGGTGACGATGTTTAAAAGGAGAATCGCCATTCCCGCCACCGGATTCAAATCGTCGACCCGGTGAATGCGAGATCGGCTCAACCGGCCGGGCGCAGCACCAGCGTCACCGTCCGGTTGCGCGCGTCGTCCGGGAACGGGCCGTCGGCCTGGTCCGCGCTGACCAGCGTGAACGCCGTCAGCGGCAGCCCGCCGCCCTCCCCGAGCGCCCGCGCCGCGACCTGGGCGCGGGCCAGCGCCACGGTGGAGCCGCCACTGGTGACCCCGCCCGGAACCGCCACCACGTGCCCCACCACGGTCGTGGCCGCCCGCACACCCGCCACCCGCCGGCCGACCTCGGTCAACAACGGCCACGACCCGTCCGCGAGTTCCGCGTCCGACCGGAACAGCCCGGCCTCGAACACCAGTCGCACGTCCGCGTCCCGCCGCTGCACCACCACCCCGGGCACGGTGAACGCCGCCGCGATCGCGTCGAGGTCCCGGGCCAGCCGGTCGGCCTCCTCCTGCCTCGCGCCCTGAACGGCCGCGAGCTGCTGCTCCAGCCGCCACACGTCCTCCGCGCGGTTCTCCGGCGCGAGGGCGACGGGCGCCGGTTCGCTGGAGGCGACCCACGTCACGCCGCCGACCAGGGCGGCGCCCAGCACCGCCGCGGCGGCGACCGTCGCCGCGCCCGCGGTCACCAGGGGCCGCGACCGCCGGCCGGCCTGGATGCGGGCGATCGCCTCGCGACCCTCCCGGGCCGCCGCGTCGTCCGGCACGAGCAGCAGCACCCTGGCCCAGTACCGGTCGGCCGCGGCGAAGTCGCCCCGCTGGGCGTGCACGCGGGCGCGCAGGTCCAGCGCGGCGGGCGTGGCCGCGCCGGCCGCGTCCAGCCCGTCCAGCAGCCGGGCCGCCAGGTCGAGGTCGCCCGCGCGGGCGGCGGTGTGGGCGTGGTCGAGCGCCAGGTGGTGGTCCAGCGCGGAGCGCAGCGATGCCGTCATGCCTTCCTCAATCCGATGACCTTCTCCTGCTCCTCCTGCGGGAGCAGCCTGATCAGCCGCTGGTTCACCGCGTCCAGCGTCCGGGCGTCGCGCGACGCGAGCGCCCGGCTGCCCTCCCGCACCAGCGCGCTGGCCTGGGT
This genomic window from Saccharothrix sp. HUAS TT1 contains:
- a CDS encoding helix-turn-helix transcriptional regulator, yielding MTSRSPAPAPRRREQLRDFLRACRARLTPEDVGVAAAGRQRTPGLRREEVAAPAGVGVSWYTWLEQGRDINASADVLDAVGRVLRLTGPERTHLHLPAGLNPPRPTGDRADDVTPELRHLLDAWNPRPAILRDRHWNLLAVNDGTRRVFGYDDADRNCLVSFFTNARYREAHAHWAEVAPLVVAAFRATSAHFPDDPGFDRVADRLRAAIPEFAELWSRQEVDVPGQAVKAVRHPDAGDLVFDMTTLTVTDHPDWHLELYHPRPGTGTRGRLERLTPASRVVATHPG
- a CDS encoding SRPBCC family protein, whose protein sequence is MALSPKYTVYHSAVLDADPDEVWTQVRDMMVLLDVVFGDGIENARWTNGGSAEKVPSRFEFTLLPNHDLAREEVVGRSEVDRSLTYRSVAQVLFIVDYLATYRVRPVTDEPGRSFIDWHREFRVVPDAPAGFVDDLEVLFAQEIASVKAHFAG
- a CDS encoding trypsin-like serine protease — encoded protein: MTATPDRPRDPMEAVADLARAVAGADEHRFALVYHALANQVDGFVHGDGADAYRLARSLLRRGVSPLTRSAVGAEPPAAGIHQDPVYLANMREVVADRARIIGGVPTADFPECVAIGSRNGWCCSGTLVSPNVVVTAAHCVDGGCAARVFVGEDVDFPDDGEVVRVETALAHPDYRPPRPTGDLAVLVLARPVPTPPRPIATAEQVAAASFVRLAGYGNTDVHSSGGYGRRRMVDVPIASNDPEYGADPATEFVAGAPFLDRDSCNGDSGGPAYVQVDGQWLLAGATSRATASSLRPCGDGGIYTRVSAYEQWVWSAPGAVRP
- a CDS encoding SGNH/GDSL hydrolase family protein, whose amino-acid sequence is MRYAAIGDSFTEGVGDERPDGSCRGWADLVAAGLATALGETVHYANLAVRGRLLEPIATRQLDTALALSPAPTVLTLNGGGNDMMRPGIDLRRLVELTERAVERCVASGVRLVLLSGADPSQRLPFGRTIHRRGEVLTAAIARLAARHDVLFVDAFNDVEVRRAEYWSPDRLHLNAAGHQRVASLVLMALGHVEEAHAVDPSPAARRSLLAETRYYREHVLPWVNRRLRGISSGDDATGKHPDWVPVEAMPRV
- a CDS encoding glycoside hydrolase family 3 N-terminal domain-containing protein, whose translation is MMLLFVALGAVFAASVVVATGAGRPSGPTEHAALPPTSTTSSSAPESTTSSEPQPEPSPVADPCGDRIAALPLRARLAQLLVVGVDPRGPADALAVVRGEQVGGIFIGGDDVGLLSAGALAPVHAAAALPLTVAVDDEGGRVQRLDALDGSLPSARRMAADLSPDEVRAVARNRGVALRDRGVTTDLAPVLDTSGQPDRTVIGDRSFSADPDTALGYALAFAEGLHAAGVTPVVKHFPGHGNTSGDSHLGAVTSPPLDALRAADLVPYRHLPEFGEVVVMLGHIDVPGLTGGVPATLSPAAYALLRGEFGFTGPAMTDDLGAMRAVTDRVGLPDAVAQALAAGADIALWSSGGRVGEVLDHLEGAVAAGSLPQTRVDEATRRVLTAKQVC